Proteins from a genomic interval of Polaribacter sp. Q13:
- the folE gene encoding GTP cyclohydrolase I FolE — protein MFELSSKMNDERIEEIGENHVGTSAKTPLRADAFDISDEEKIERIQESVKDILITLGMDLTDDSLQGTPKRVAKSFVNELFMGLNPKNMPKASTFDNNYNYGEMLVEKNIVVYSTCEHHLLPIVGRAHVAYISGGKVIGLSKMNRIVEYFSKRPQVQERLTMQIVQAMQEALGVQDVACVIDAKHLCVNSRGIKDIESSTVTSEFGGKFKEKDTKREFLEYLKMNSIFE, from the coding sequence ATGTTTGAATTAAGCAGCAAAATGAATGACGAAAGAATTGAAGAAATAGGTGAGAATCACGTTGGTACATCAGCGAAAACTCCATTAAGAGCAGATGCTTTTGATATTTCTGACGAAGAAAAAATTGAAAGAATCCAAGAAAGTGTAAAAGATATTTTAATCACTTTGGGGATGGATTTAACAGATGATAGTTTACAAGGAACTCCTAAAAGAGTTGCTAAATCTTTTGTAAATGAGTTGTTTATGGGGTTAAATCCTAAAAATATGCCAAAAGCATCAACCTTTGACAATAATTATAATTATGGTGAAATGTTGGTAGAAAAAAACATTGTTGTGTATTCTACTTGCGAGCATCATTTATTACCTATTGTTGGTAGAGCTCATGTTGCATATATTTCGGGTGGTAAGGTAATTGGCCTTTCTAAAATGAATAGAATTGTAGAGTATTTTTCTAAAAGACCACAAGTACAAGAGCGTTTAACCATGCAAATAGTACAAGCAATGCAAGAGGCTTTAGGTGTACAAGATGTAGCTTGTGTTATTGATGCTAAACATTTATGTGTAAACTCTAGAGGGATTAAAGATATTGAAAGCTCTACGGTAACTTCAGAATTTGGAGGTAAGTTTAAAGAAAAAGATACTAAAAGAGAGTTTTTAGAATATTTAAAAATGAATTCTATTTTTGAGTAA
- a CDS encoding IS256 family transposase, whose translation MKPEDILNEDFLKQFKSGSELTNFLEQLHKRGIEKILEGELDAHLDYGKHQKSKSTNLRNGYTKKKLKTTLGETEINVPRDRESSFNPMIVKKRESTTEGIENIIISLYAKGMSNSDIEEQIRELYDFNISTSTISRITDSITNDIIAWKNRPLEATYLIVWMDGIVFKVRENSKVINKTIYIAVGLRTDGKKEVLGLWLGKNESSAFWMSVLTDIRARGTQDILITATDNLNGFTDTIKTVFPNSVTQICVVHQIRNSCRYVVWKDKKEFTRDMKQIYTAPTKEAAKASLKDFKDKWDSKYSYAIKSWENNWDELTVFFDFPIEIRTIIYTTNLIENLNGKIRKYTKNKLSFPTDEAVMKSVFLALRESTKKWTMPIRNWGVILNQFLAIFENRIKL comes from the coding sequence ATGAAACCAGAAGACATTTTAAACGAAGATTTTTTAAAGCAATTTAAAAGCGGATCAGAACTTACTAATTTTTTAGAACAGCTTCATAAGCGAGGCATAGAAAAAATACTTGAAGGAGAGTTAGATGCTCATTTAGACTATGGAAAGCATCAAAAAAGTAAATCAACTAATCTTCGAAATGGGTATACCAAAAAGAAACTAAAAACAACTTTAGGGGAGACAGAAATAAACGTTCCAAGAGACCGTGAAAGTTCTTTTAACCCAATGATTGTTAAGAAAAGAGAAAGTACCACAGAAGGTATAGAAAACATTATAATTTCCCTTTATGCAAAAGGGATGAGTAATAGCGATATAGAAGAACAAATACGAGAACTCTACGATTTTAATATCTCCACAAGCACTATATCAAGAATTACCGATAGTATCACCAATGATATTATAGCTTGGAAAAATAGACCTTTAGAAGCAACCTATCTTATAGTTTGGATGGATGGAATCGTTTTTAAAGTTAGAGAAAACTCTAAAGTCATCAACAAAACCATTTACATCGCGGTAGGTTTGAGAACTGATGGAAAAAAAGAAGTACTTGGTTTATGGTTAGGTAAAAATGAATCTTCCGCTTTTTGGATGAGTGTTTTAACCGACATTAGAGCTAGAGGAACACAAGATATCTTAATCACAGCAACCGATAATTTAAATGGATTTACAGATACAATTAAAACTGTTTTCCCTAATTCTGTTACTCAAATATGTGTGGTGCATCAGATTAGAAACTCCTGTCGTTACGTTGTTTGGAAAGATAAAAAAGAGTTTACCAGAGACATGAAACAAATCTATACTGCACCGACAAAAGAAGCAGCAAAGGCATCCTTAAAAGATTTTAAAGATAAATGGGATTCTAAATATTCTTATGCGATTAAAAGTTGGGAAAATAACTGGGATGAACTTACCGTTTTCTTTGATTTCCCTATAGAAATAAGAACTATAATTTATACCACAAATCTTATAGAAAATCTCAACGGGAAAATTAGAAAATATACTAAAAACAAACTCTCGTTCCCAACCGATGAAGCTGTCATGAAATCTGTTTTTTTAGCACTGAGAGAAAGTACTAAAAAGTGGACAATGCCAATTAGAAATTGGGGAGTTATACTTAATCAATTTTTAGCTATATTTGAAAACAGGATTAAACTATAA
- the nth gene encoding endonuclease III: MTKQEKVQFVIDTLQEKYPEIPIPLDHKDPYTLLIAVLLSAQCTDVRVNKITPILFAKADNPFDMVKMTVEEIKEIIRPCGLSPMKSKGIYGLSKILIEKYHGEVPQSFEGLEELPAVGHKTASVVMSQAFGVPAFPVDTHILRLMFRWNLSNGKSVAQTEKDAKRLFPRELWNDLHLQIIWYGREYSPARGWDLDKDIITSTIGRKTVLDTYFKKNK, from the coding sequence ATGACCAAACAAGAAAAAGTACAATTTGTAATTGATACACTTCAAGAAAAATATCCTGAAATACCAATTCCTTTAGATCATAAAGACCCTTATACCTTATTAATTGCTGTTTTATTATCTGCACAGTGCACCGATGTAAGAGTAAATAAAATTACGCCTATATTATTCGCTAAAGCGGATAATCCTTTTGATATGGTAAAAATGACGGTAGAAGAAATTAAAGAAATTATTCGACCCTGTGGCTTGTCGCCAATGAAAAGTAAAGGAATTTACGGTTTGTCTAAAATTTTGATTGAAAAATACCATGGAGAAGTACCACAAAGCTTCGAAGGTTTAGAAGAATTGCCTGCAGTTGGCCATAAAACAGCAAGTGTAGTTATGAGTCAGGCTTTTGGTGTCCCCGCTTTTCCGGTTGATACGCATATTTTAAGGTTAATGTTTCGTTGGAACTTAAGCAACGGAAAAAGTGTTGCTCAAACAGAAAAAGATGCAAAGCGTTTATTCCCTAGAGAATTATGGAACGACTTACATTTGCAAATTATTTGGTACGGACGCGAATATTCTCCTGCAAGAGGTTGGGATTTAGATAAAGATATTATTACGAGTACTATTGGAAGAAAAACAGTCTTAGATACCTATTTTAAAAAAAATAAATAG
- the bcp gene encoding thioredoxin-dependent thiol peroxidase: MTSLKIGDKAPQFEAKDNAGNTIKLADYAGKKLVLFFYPKASTPGCTNEACDLRDNYQSFLAKGYDVLGVSADSAKRQQNFINKNELPFPLLADEDKAVIEAFNVWGPKKFMGKEYDGIHRTTFVIDENGVIEDIILKVKTKAHAAQILV, translated from the coding sequence ATGACATCACTAAAAATAGGAGACAAGGCTCCACAGTTTGAAGCAAAAGACAATGCAGGAAATACCATTAAATTAGCTGATTATGCAGGTAAAAAGTTAGTTTTGTTCTTTTATCCGAAGGCAAGTACACCTGGTTGTACTAATGAAGCGTGTGATTTAAGAGATAATTATCAATCTTTTTTAGCAAAAGGATATGATGTTTTAGGTGTAAGTGCCGATTCTGCTAAAAGACAACAAAATTTTATCAATAAAAACGAATTGCCTTTTCCGCTTTTAGCGGATGAAGATAAAGCCGTAATAGAAGCTTTTAATGTTTGGGGACCCAAAAAATTTATGGGAAAAGAATATGATGGAATTCACAGAACTACTTTTGTAATTGATGAAAACGGAGTGATTGAAGATATCATTCTAAAAGTAAAAACGAAAGCACATGCTGCTCAGATTTTAGTGTAA
- a CDS encoding TonB-dependent receptor — MKKILLFLCFLPVIAFAQKTTILKGTVNDKNKQPIEKVSIKYNNVGTTTDKNGNYSIRIPYKEEITLVFSHISYRTFTKKYIGNSRNGSRYSVVLSSKTEELKEVIIKDNVRNAQGIKKIDVAVVKNVIGPNAGVENVLMTLPGVSNNNELSTQYNVRGGNFDENLVYVNGIEIYRPFLIRSGQQEGLSFINSNMVQNINFSAGGFQAKYGDKLSSVLDITYKKPTETATTIDASLLGASVTFEGNFLNKKLSTITGVRYRDNSLFVNSKQIETNFKPKFTDIQTYLSYEFSEKFTLNFLGNFSLNNYNYQPFSRKTRFGTVADPLELIVFYSGQEQDKYLTMFGALSADYKVNDNFTLTTTASRYNTQEEEHFDIAAAYNLGEIDSDIGSENFGEVDFSQGIGSQLNHARNDLDAVITNIQVKGTIKNEETQWSFGAKYQKEDIRDRIREWEMIDSLGFSISPPNHTSNNQPYQPFEGEITPYQNIRKDNNVTINRVSGFAQFNQRSFWNEHEIFYNLGIRAQSWSVTGNGIKSANQTIISPRGQFAIKPNWDKDMLFRISGGWYSQPPSYRELRDFNGDINVDVKAQKSIHIVTGMDYSFEMWDRPFKLNTELYYKDLSDVNAYSIDNVRIRYRADNVTKAYATGLDVRLNGEFVPGSESWVSLGYLKTEENIDNQGYIARPSDQRIKFGILFQDYVPNLPNLKAYLNLVYNTGVPGGSPSYADVYDFQNRLRDYKRADLGLSYIFVDANKQYTTGWLSKFKELSAGLELFNMFDIQNSITNTWVRDVYSKTQYGIPNYMTGRVLNFKVGMKF, encoded by the coding sequence GTGAAAAAAATCTTACTCTTTTTATGCTTTCTTCCGGTCATTGCTTTTGCTCAAAAAACAACAATCCTAAAAGGAACCGTTAACGACAAAAACAAACAACCTATAGAAAAAGTTTCTATAAAATATAACAACGTGGGTACCACCACAGATAAAAACGGAAACTACTCTATTAGAATTCCATATAAAGAAGAAATTACCTTAGTTTTTAGCCATATTTCTTATAGAACTTTCACTAAAAAATATATTGGAAACAGTAGAAATGGATCTCGTTATTCGGTTGTGCTTTCTTCTAAAACAGAAGAGTTAAAAGAAGTTATCATTAAAGACAATGTAAGGAATGCACAAGGTATAAAGAAGATTGATGTTGCAGTGGTTAAAAATGTAATTGGCCCAAATGCTGGAGTAGAAAACGTTTTAATGACGTTACCTGGTGTTAGTAACAACAACGAGTTAAGTACACAATACAATGTAAGAGGTGGTAATTTTGATGAAAATTTGGTATATGTAAACGGAATTGAAATTTACAGACCTTTTTTAATTAGATCTGGGCAACAAGAAGGCTTAAGTTTTATAAACTCTAATATGGTACAGAATATTAATTTTTCTGCAGGTGGTTTCCAAGCCAAGTATGGCGATAAATTATCGTCTGTTTTAGACATTACGTATAAAAAACCTACAGAAACAGCTACCACAATAGATGCTAGTTTACTAGGAGCAAGTGTTACCTTTGAAGGCAATTTTTTAAATAAAAAACTTAGCACCATTACAGGTGTTAGATACAGAGATAATAGTTTATTTGTAAATAGTAAACAAATTGAAACTAACTTTAAACCAAAATTTACAGATATACAAACGTATTTGTCTTATGAGTTTTCAGAAAAGTTTACATTAAATTTTCTAGGAAATTTTTCCTTGAATAATTATAATTATCAACCTTTTTCTAGAAAAACACGTTTTGGTACAGTTGCTGATCCCCTTGAGTTAATCGTTTTTTACTCCGGACAAGAACAAGACAAGTATTTAACGATGTTTGGCGCTTTGTCTGCTGATTATAAAGTGAATGATAATTTTACTTTAACAACAACTGCTTCTAGATACAATACCCAAGAAGAAGAACATTTTGACATTGCAGCTGCTTATAATTTAGGTGAAATAGATTCTGATATTGGATCCGAAAATTTTGGGGAAGTAGATTTCTCTCAAGGTATTGGATCCCAATTAAACCATGCTCGTAACGATTTAGATGCTGTAATTACCAATATTCAGGTGAAAGGAACCATTAAAAACGAAGAAACACAATGGAGTTTTGGTGCTAAATATCAGAAAGAAGATATTAGAGACCGTATTAGAGAATGGGAAATGATCGATTCTTTAGGTTTTTCTATAAGCCCCCCAAATCACACTTCTAACAACCAACCTTATCAACCTTTTGAAGGTGAAATTACGCCGTATCAAAACATTAGAAAAGATAATAATGTAACAATTAATAGAGTTTCTGGTTTTGCCCAATTTAACCAACGTTCTTTTTGGAATGAACACGAGATTTTTTACAATTTAGGTATTAGAGCGCAAAGTTGGTCCGTAACCGGAAATGGAATAAAATCTGCAAATCAGACCATTATTAGTCCTAGAGGTCAATTTGCCATCAAACCTAATTGGGACAAAGATATGTTGTTTCGTATTTCTGGCGGATGGTATTCTCAACCTCCTTCTTATAGAGAATTAAGAGATTTTAATGGTGATATTAATGTAGATGTAAAAGCGCAGAAATCGATTCACATAGTTACAGGAATGGATTATAGTTTTGAAATGTGGGACAGACCTTTTAAACTAAATACAGAACTGTATTATAAAGATTTATCTGATGTAAATGCGTATTCTATAGACAATGTTAGAATTCGATACAGAGCAGACAATGTTACCAAAGCGTATGCAACTGGATTGGATGTTCGCTTAAATGGTGAGTTTGTTCCTGGTAGCGAAAGTTGGGTAAGTTTAGGATATTTAAAAACAGAAGAAAATATTGATAATCAAGGTTATATTGCAAGACCTTCTGACCAACGTATTAAATTCGGAATTCTTTTTCAAGATTATGTTCCTAATCTACCAAACTTAAAAGCATATTTAAACTTGGTGTACAATACAGGTGTTCCCGGAGGCTCTCCTTCTTATGCAGATGTGTATGACTTTCAAAATCGTTTAAGAGATTATAAACGTGCCGATTTAGGTCTTTCTTATATTTTTGTGGATGCAAACAAACAATATACAACAGGTTGGTTGTCTAAATTTAAAGAATTATCTGCCGGATTAGAGCTTTTTAATATGTTTGACATACAAAACTCAATTACCAATACTTGGGTTAGAGATGTGTATTCTAAAACACAATACGGCATTCCGAATTATATGACAGGTAGAGTTTTAAACTTTAAAGTAGGCATGAAGTTTTAA
- a CDS encoding M23 family metallopeptidase: MIFTIFVENIYILKQTLLLFTFLSTFFTFSQEKYPQTYFRNPLGIPTVLAGTFGELRSNHFHSGVDIKTQGREGLKVYAPADGYVSRIKVSQYGYGKALYVTHPNGFTTVYGHLSKYADKIQKYVKSVQYKKELYETGNLFFKEDQFPVKKGEIIAFSGDTGSSGGPHLHFEVRNTKTENIINPLFFGLKPVDTKPPTFLALKVYPLNKNARVNNKNKSTVVSLKSIAKGKYKVDKISASGTIGFSVNVFDQLDKASNKNGIYSLEMFVNGKRYYHHDVETFSFAESKYINLHIDYPHYKKYSKKYQKTYKESANKLSTYKELINNGRVNIKNELNYNVEIIAKDYEENTSSLKISIAGKESNAIFTQPKDTTAYKIIAKNFYKFTQKNVTVAFPKNTFYDDVYLDFKVDKGVAKIHTPTIPLDKSFTLTFNVSKYSEAEKQQLYIANVENPKYPWYQYTRKKDSTFYTTTKTLGKYALVSDTHKPKVNILYFKNNQWISKSKTIKVKISDIGSGIKDYRATLDGKWILMEYNHKKRILTYNFSDKKLVGSKHIFKIVVSDNVGNTNTLSTTFFKKQVN, translated from the coding sequence ATGATTTTCACTATTTTTGTAGAAAATATTTACATTTTGAAACAAACTTTATTGTTATTCACATTCTTATCTACTTTTTTTACTTTTTCTCAAGAGAAATACCCTCAAACCTATTTCAGAAATCCACTTGGTATCCCTACTGTTTTAGCGGGTACATTTGGCGAATTAAGGAGTAATCATTTTCATTCTGGCGTAGATATTAAAACCCAGGGAAGAGAAGGTTTAAAAGTGTATGCTCCGGCAGATGGTTATGTTTCTAGAATAAAAGTGAGTCAATATGGATATGGAAAAGCATTATATGTTACACACCCAAACGGGTTTACAACGGTCTATGGACATTTAAGTAAATATGCAGACAAAATTCAAAAATATGTAAAGTCTGTTCAATATAAAAAAGAGCTTTATGAAACTGGTAATTTATTTTTTAAAGAAGATCAATTTCCTGTAAAAAAAGGAGAAATCATTGCGTTTTCTGGTGATACAGGTAGTTCTGGTGGGCCACATTTGCACTTTGAAGTTAGAAACACTAAAACAGAAAATATTATTAATCCGTTGTTTTTTGGTTTGAAACCCGTAGACACAAAACCCCCTACTTTTTTAGCGTTAAAAGTGTATCCTCTTAACAAAAACGCTAGAGTTAATAATAAAAATAAGAGTACAGTTGTTTCTTTAAAAAGTATCGCAAAAGGGAAGTATAAAGTTGATAAAATTTCGGCTTCAGGTACTATTGGTTTTAGTGTTAATGTTTTTGATCAATTGGATAAAGCCTCCAATAAAAACGGAATTTATAGTTTAGAAATGTTTGTAAATGGCAAACGCTATTATCATCATGATGTAGAAACCTTTTCGTTTGCAGAAAGTAAATACATCAACTTACATATAGATTATCCTCATTATAAAAAATATTCGAAGAAATATCAGAAAACTTATAAGGAAAGCGCAAATAAACTTTCTACCTACAAAGAATTGATAAATAACGGAAGAGTAAATATTAAAAACGAATTGAATTATAATGTAGAGATTATTGCTAAAGATTATGAAGAAAACACCAGCTCTCTAAAAATTTCGATTGCGGGGAAAGAAAGTAATGCCATTTTTACCCAACCAAAAGACACTACTGCTTATAAAATAATCGCTAAAAACTTTTATAAATTCACACAAAAAAACGTAACCGTTGCTTTTCCTAAAAACACCTTTTATGACGATGTGTATTTAGATTTTAAAGTTGATAAAGGCGTTGCAAAAATTCATACTCCTACTATTCCTTTAGATAAAAGTTTTACCTTAACATTTAACGTTTCTAAATATTCTGAAGCAGAAAAACAACAGCTTTATATTGCCAATGTAGAAAACCCTAAATATCCTTGGTATCAATATACTAGAAAAAAAGACAGCACATTTTACACTACAACAAAAACATTGGGCAAATATGCTTTAGTTTCAGATACTCATAAACCTAAAGTAAATATCCTGTATTTTAAAAATAACCAATGGATTTCTAAAAGTAAAACCATCAAAGTTAAAATTTCTGATATTGGTTCTGGTATTAAAGATTACAGAGCTACCCTTGATGGAAAATGGATTTTAATGGAATACAATCATAAAAAAAGGATTTTAACCTATAATTTTAGTGATAAAAAATTGGTTGGTAGCAAACATATCTTTAAAATTGTAGTCTCGGACAATGTTGGAAATACGAATACGCTTTCTACTACGTTCTTTAAGAAACAAGTAAACTAA
- a CDS encoding cell division protein ZapA, with protein MGKLKINVVIAGRTYPLSVNNTKEEEGMRKAARAINKLISMYEENYAVSDKQDVLAMCALQFASKAEITSLEKDSTDREVVDKITALTNLVDAHLK; from the coding sequence GTGGGAAAACTTAAAATTAATGTTGTTATAGCAGGTAGAACCTATCCTTTAAGTGTGAATAACACAAAGGAAGAGGAAGGCATGAGAAAAGCCGCAAGAGCTATTAATAAATTAATTTCTATGTATGAAGAAAATTATGCAGTGAGCGATAAACAAGATGTTTTAGCAATGTGTGCATTACAATTTGCTTCTAAAGCAGAAATAACATCATTAGAAAAAGATTCTACAGATAGAGAAGTAGTAGATAAAATAACAGCGTTGACTAATTTAGTTGATGCTCATTTAAAATAA